The following are from one region of the Phormidium sp. PBR-2020 genome:
- a CDS encoding DUF1565 domain-containing protein → MGLSFGQVGALAAGAVTLTLANSITIEPAIAQSGLAVPGTRGESSSSQPRSSQATLLFVNPSQGQDQPNGGTEANPLQTITYALSRARANTVIMLSPGTYSRASGEQFPLRLRSGVTLYGNPQQQGQGVIIHGGDRFETDYGSQQAALIGVDGSGVNGVTVSDPQGHGIWLESGRLWVVNSTLRDNGNQGVAMAPQAEALSQNNRFVNNRGGNIGRLRSPQTPSHRAERTAPRASQDPGRDSVEVLSWGNASAFQMRQRSRSSDQTKPQVPQLAHRPNPSYQPPTPSRPIPSAGQLPPLPVPDGNPPVGDRGHLPLPATTALSNQPGAPPAPPSYASANVPPTRLQFRITVIPRNNSDLQLVQVLMPDALTLRRRDGSITQSAAFRHRNQAEAVLAELQRNGLSASLQSLDSNH, encoded by the coding sequence ATGGGGTTATCATTTGGCCAAGTTGGCGCGTTGGCAGCGGGGGCTGTCACTCTTACACTGGCGAATAGTATCACTATTGAGCCGGCGATCGCCCAATCTGGGCTAGCAGTTCCGGGAACTCGGGGAGAATCCTCGTCATCACAGCCGCGATCGTCTCAGGCGACCTTGTTGTTCGTCAACCCCAGTCAGGGACAGGATCAGCCCAATGGTGGCACAGAAGCCAACCCGTTACAAACCATTACCTATGCCCTCAGTCGGGCCCGGGCCAATACGGTGATTATGCTCAGTCCCGGAACCTATAGCCGCGCCAGTGGGGAGCAGTTTCCCCTGCGGCTTCGCTCTGGGGTCACGCTTTATGGGAATCCCCAGCAGCAAGGCCAGGGGGTCATCATTCACGGGGGCGATCGCTTTGAGACCGACTATGGCAGTCAACAAGCGGCTTTAATTGGTGTCGATGGCTCTGGCGTCAATGGGGTGACGGTGAGTGATCCTCAAGGTCATGGAATTTGGCTGGAGTCCGGCCGTCTCTGGGTTGTCAATAGTACGTTGAGGGATAACGGCAACCAAGGGGTGGCCATGGCTCCTCAAGCCGAGGCCTTATCACAAAACAATCGGTTTGTCAACAACCGAGGCGGCAATATCGGTCGGTTGCGTTCTCCGCAAACCCCGAGTCATCGGGCCGAGAGGACTGCCCCCAGGGCCTCACAAGACCCAGGCCGCGACAGCGTTGAAGTCTTATCTTGGGGCAATGCCAGCGCCTTCCAAATGCGACAGCGATCGCGCTCCTCGGATCAGACCAAACCCCAGGTTCCCCAACTGGCCCATCGTCCCAATCCCAGCTATCAGCCGCCCACCCCCTCGCGCCCAATTCCCTCCGCCGGGCAATTGCCACCACTTCCCGTTCCCGACGGCAACCCTCCCGTCGGCGATCGCGGTCATCTCCCCCTACCTGCCACCACGGCCCTCTCCAACCAACCCGGCGCCCCCCCAGCGCCCCCCAGTTATGCCAGCGCCAACGTCCCCCCAACCCGTCTCCAATTCCGCATCACCGTTATCCCCCGCAACAACAGTGACTTGCAACTGGTACAGGTCTTAATGCCCGACGCCCTCACCCTACGCCGCCGCGATGGTAGCATCACCCAATCCGCCGCCTTCCGCCACCGCAATCAGGCCGAAGCCGTCCTCGCCGAACTCCAACGCAACGGACTCAGCGCCTCCCTCCAATCCCTAGATAGCAACCATTAA